One Vidua chalybeata isolate OUT-0048 chromosome 22, bVidCha1 merged haplotype, whole genome shotgun sequence genomic region harbors:
- the LOC128798901 gene encoding E3 ubiquitin-protein ligase TRIM62, which produces MASSLKDELLCSICLSIYQDPVGLGCEHYFCRRCITEHWVRQEPQGTRDCPECRRTFPEPTLAPSLKLANIVERYSAFPLDAILGAQRSPFPCKDHEKVKLFCLTDRAVVCFFCDEPAMHEQHQVTNVDDAFEELQRELKEQLQGLQESERGHTEALQLLKKQLAETKSSAKSLRATIGEAFERLHRLLRERQKAMLEELEADTARTLSDIEHKIQRYSQQLRKVQEGTQILQERLAEADKHVFLAGVASLSERLKGKIHETNLTYEDFPTSKYMGPLQYTIWKSLFQDIHPVPAALTLDPGTAHHRLILSDDCTIVAYGNLHPQPLQDSPRRFDVEVSVLGAEAFGAGVHYWEVVVSEKTQWMIGLAHEAVTRKGSIQIQPSRGFYCIVMHDGNQYSACTEPWTRLNVKGKLEKVGVFLDYDKGLLIFYNADDMSWLYTFRERFPGKLCSYFSPGQSHANGKNVQPLRINTVRI; this is translated from the exons ATGGCGTCCAGCCTCAAGGACGAGCTGCTGTGCTCCATCTGCCTGAGCATCTACCAGGACCCGGTGGGGCTGGGCTGCGAGCACTACTTCTGCCGCCGCTGCATCACCGAGCACTGGGTGCGCCAGGAGCCGCAGGGCACCCGCGACTGCCCCGAGTGCCGCCGCACCTTCCCCGAGCCCACGCTGGCCCCCAGCCTCAAGCTGGCCAACATCGTGGAGCGCTACAGCGCCTTCCCCCTGGATGCTATCCTGGGCGCCCAGCGCAGCCCCTTCCCCTGCAAGGACCACGAGAAGGTGAAGCTCTTCTGCCTCACCGACCGTGCCGTGGTCTGCTTCTTCTGTGACGAGCCGGCCATGCACGAGCAGCACCAGGTCACCAACGTGGACGACGCCTTcgaggagctgcag cggGAGCTGAAGGAGCaactccaggggctgcaggagagcgAGCGTGGCCACACGgaagccctgcagctcctcaagAAGCAGCTGGCCGAGACCAAG TCCTCAGCCAAGAGCCTGCGGGCGACGATCGGGGAGGCGTTCGAGCGGCTGCACCGGCTGCTGCGGGAGCGGCAGAAGGCcatgctggaggagctggaggccGACACGGCGCGGACGCTCAGCGACATCGAGCACAAGATCCAGCGCTACAGCCAGCAGCTGCGCAAGGTCCAGGAGGGCACCCAGATCCTGCAGGAGCGCCTGGCCGAGGCGGATAAACACGTCTTCCTGGCCGGCGTGGCGTCCCTCTCCGAGAG GCTGAAGGGGAAGATCCACGAGACCAACCTGACCTATGAGGACTTTCCCACCTCCAAGTACATGGGCCCACTGCAGTACACCATCTGGAAATCCCTCTTCCAGGACATCCATCCTG tgccagcagcactgacGCTGGACCCCGGCACTGCCCACCACCGCCTCATCCTGTCGGACGACTGCACCATCGTGGCCTACGGCAACCTGCACCCGCAGCCGCTGCAGGACTCGCCGCGGCGCTTTGACGTGGAGGTGTCGGTGCTGGGCGCCGAGGCCTTTGGCGCCGGGGTGCACTACTGGGAGGTGGTGGTGTCCGAAAAAACCCAGTGGATGATCGGCCTGGCCCACGAGGCCGTGACCCGCAAGGGCAGCATCCAGATCCAGCCGAGCCGCGGGTTCTACTGCATCGTCATGCACGACGGGAACCAGTACAGCGCCTGCACCGAGCCCTGGACGCGGCTCAACGTCAAGGGCAAGCTGGAGAAGGTGGGCGTCTTCCTGGACTACGACAAGGGGCTCCTCATCTTCTACAACGCCGACGACATGTCCTGGCTCTACACCTTCCGGGAGAGGTTTCCCGGGAAGCTGTGCTCGTATTTTAGTCCTGGGCAGAGCCATGCCAACGGGAAGAACGTCCAGCCGCTGCGGATCAACACTGTCCGTATCTAg
- the TMEM269 gene encoding transmembrane protein 269 isoform X1: MWMVSPPVGIFQSTKKLVLSEQAGRGRALEFLRKNAANGLSVANLLAGLSSILCSINRQYQYSCWLLLLGFLLDLADGAVARQLDACSALGAKLDDFADFTTFGLGTALLLQPQGVLGGLLTLAYVLAVFARLCFFSSGIPFTYRGLPCPYAAALLASTFLLTGGHVALLRVAAAAMILFMADCGFYPHDRVLESQLWKKLVYAGGVVAVLLAPTAVAAVYCLAWATSYIVFPFALWSCKA; the protein is encoded by the exons ATGTGGATGGTGTCGCCGCCGGTCG GTATTTTCCAGTCCACCAAGAAGCTGGTGCTGAGTGAGCAAGCGGGACGGGGCCGGGCACTGGAATTCCTCCGGAAAAACGCGGCCAACGGGCTCTCCGTGGCCAACCTCCTGGCTGGGCTCTCCTCCATCCTCTGCAGCATCAACAG GCAATACCAGTactcctgctggctgctgctcctgggcttcCTGCTGGATCTGGCCGACGGGGCCGTGGCCCGGCAGCTCGACGCCTGCTCGGCACTGG GTGCCAAGCTGGATGACTTTGCCGATTTCACCACGTTTGGGCTGGGCACGGCGCTgttgctgcagccccagggtgTGCTGGGGGGGCTGCTGACCCTCGCCTACGTGCTGGCCGTCTTTGCCCGCCTCTGCTTCTTCTCCAGCG GGATCCCCTTCACCTACCGAGGGCTGCCCTGCCCCTACGCCGCAGCGCTGCTGGCCAGCACCTTCCTGCTCACCGGGGGACACGTGGCCCTGCTCCGCGTCGCCGCCGCTGCCATGATCCTGTTCATGGCCGACTGCGGCTTCTACCCCCACGACAGGGTGCTGGAGTCACAGCTCTGGAAGAAACTGGTTTATGCTGGAG GGGTGGTGGCTGTCCTGCTGGCACCGACGGCGGTGGCTGCGGTTTATTGCCTGGCCTGGGCCACGTCCTACATCGTCTTCCCCTTCGCCCTCTGGAGCTGCAAGGCCTGA
- the CELA3B gene encoding chymotrypsin-like elastase family member 3B: protein MAAMLSLVLLLVAGGAHAAVLPDPRVVNGQDAEPYSWPWQISLQYERNGTFHHTCGGTLIAANWVMTAAHCISESLTYQVVLGEYDMSAGEGPEQRIPVSSDDIFVHPKWLSFCAACGNDIALMKLRRPAALSAEVQVGRLPPAGSVLPNGYPCVLSGWGRLTTGGSLPDRLQQAELPVVDYEHCTQPDWWGALAIRQTMICAGGAEKAGCNGDSGGPLNCQAEDGTWEVHGIASFVSALGCNAAKKPTVFTRVSAFEDWIAETMRDH from the exons ATGGCTGCGATGCTGAGCCTcgtcctgctgctggtggccgGCG GTGCTCACGCCGCGGTACTGCCGGACCCCCGGGTGGTCAATGGGCAAGATGCGGAGCCCTACAGCTGGCCCTggcag ATCTCGCTGCAGTACGAGCGGAACGGCACCTTCCACCACACCTGCGGGGGCACCTTGATCGCCGCCAACTGGGTGATGACGGCCGCGCACTGCATCTC CGAATCCCTCACGTACCAGGTGGTGCTGGGTGAGTACGACATGAGCGCCGGGGAGGGCCCCGAGCAGCGCATCCCCGTGAGCTCCGACGACATCTTCGTGCACCCCAAGTGGCTCAGCTTCTGCGCGGCCTGCGG CAATGACATCGCCCTGATGAAGCTGCGGCGCCCGGCCGCGCTCTCGGCGGAGGTGCAGGTGGGGCGGCTGCCGCCCGCCGGCTCCGTCCTGCCCAACGGGTACCCCTGCGTGCTCAGCGGCTGGGGACGGCTCACCA CTGGGGGGTCGCTGCCGGACcggctgcagcaggcagagctgcccgTGGTGGATTATGAGCACTGCACCCAGCCCGACTGGTGGGGGGCCCTGGCCATCCGCCAAACCATGATCTGTGCCGGCGGCGCCGAGAAGGCCGGATGCAAT GGCGACTCCGGGGGACCCCTGAACTGCCAGGCTGAGGATGGAACCTGGGAGGTCCATGGCATCGCCAGCTTCGTGTCGGCCCTGGGCTGCAATGCTGCCAAGAAACCCACCGTGTTCACCCGCGTGTCCGCCTTCGAGGACTGGATTGCAGAG ACCATGAGAGACCACTGA
- the SVBP gene encoding small vasohibin-binding protein, translated as MDPGAGARKERPKPREPAARLEKAKQRSAQQELKQRQRAEIYALNRVMTELEQQQFDSFCKQMQGSGE; from the exons ATGGATCCGGGCGCGGGGGCGCGGAAGGAGCGGCCGAAGCCGCGGGAGCCAGCGGCTCGCCTGGAGAAGGCCAAGCAGAGGTcggcacagcaggagctgaagcagCGGCAGCGGGCGGAG ATCTACGCCCTGAACCGGGTGATGacggagctggagcagcagcagttcgACTCCTTCTGCAAGCAGATGCAGGGATCCGGGGAATGA
- the TMEM269 gene encoding transmembrane protein 269 isoform X2, whose product MWMVSPPVDEGSAWLWDTAKAGGIFQSTKKLVLSEQAGRGRALEFLRKNAANGLSVANLLAGLSSILCSINRQYQYSCWLLLLGFLLDLADGAVARQLDACSALGAKLDDFADFTTFGLGTALLLQPQGVLGGLLTLAYVLAVFARLCFFSSGIPFTYRGLPCPYAAALLASTFLLTGGHVALLRVAAAAMILFMADCGFYPHDRVLESQLWKKLVYAGGVVAVLLAPTAVAAVYCLAWATSYIVFPFALWSCKA is encoded by the exons ATGTGGATGGTGTCGCCGCCGGTCG atgaAGGATCTGCCTGGCTTTGGGACACGGCAAAGGCGGGGG GTATTTTCCAGTCCACCAAGAAGCTGGTGCTGAGTGAGCAAGCGGGACGGGGCCGGGCACTGGAATTCCTCCGGAAAAACGCGGCCAACGGGCTCTCCGTGGCCAACCTCCTGGCTGGGCTCTCCTCCATCCTCTGCAGCATCAACAG GCAATACCAGTactcctgctggctgctgctcctgggcttcCTGCTGGATCTGGCCGACGGGGCCGTGGCCCGGCAGCTCGACGCCTGCTCGGCACTGG GTGCCAAGCTGGATGACTTTGCCGATTTCACCACGTTTGGGCTGGGCACGGCGCTgttgctgcagccccagggtgTGCTGGGGGGGCTGCTGACCCTCGCCTACGTGCTGGCCGTCTTTGCCCGCCTCTGCTTCTTCTCCAGCG GGATCCCCTTCACCTACCGAGGGCTGCCCTGCCCCTACGCCGCAGCGCTGCTGGCCAGCACCTTCCTGCTCACCGGGGGACACGTGGCCCTGCTCCGCGTCGCCGCCGCTGCCATGATCCTGTTCATGGCCGACTGCGGCTTCTACCCCCACGACAGGGTGCTGGAGTCACAGCTCTGGAAGAAACTGGTTTATGCTGGAG GGGTGGTGGCTGTCCTGCTGGCACCGACGGCGGTGGCTGCGGTTTATTGCCTGGCCTGGGCCACGTCCTACATCGTCTTCCCCTTCGCCCTCTGGAGCTGCAAGGCCTGA